In Bacteroidales bacterium, the sequence ATCGTGCATTTAAAACCGCTGCATCCATCTCCTGAAAAGAACATCATAAACGCTGTAAAACATCCGCCCCTCAGGATTATAATCGGAATAAATCATTTCTTTGGAAAGCAATGCATGTAGTGAGCGTAAAACTGTAGCGGAACTTCCCAGGACGTATTTCGAAATAAAATCTTTGGATGTAGGGGAATACACCTCACCTTCATGAGCAATGGACTTTAAAAGGAACCATTGTTGTTTTGTCAGCAAATCCCGGTATTTAAAAAAGATGATCTCTTCCTCTTGCAGCAACCTGGCCGCTTCATCCTTCCAGGTTTCAGTGATGATTATCTGTGTATCCATTGCATAGACACGGTTGCACAGCAGCTGAACATAGTATGTATGAACGTCAGTCCAGTCAAGAATTTCATTAATCACTTCAGCGCTGATCTGCTTTCCGGCCTTTTGAAAGTGATCGCTAATAAAAGTGGAATATTGTTCACGACTGATCTTTCCGATCTTAAGAAAACCGGCACTCTGGAAAAAAGGACGGGAAGGGTCTGCGAACAACTCTGTCATCAGGTGCTGTTGACTTCCGGCAAATATGAACCGGACATTGTTGAGTGATTGAATAATGCTTCTGAGCCATGAATCGGTATTTTTTTCAGGATATTGAAGAATCTGCTGAAATTCATCAATAGCAACGACCACCTTCTGCGGAAAATTCTCAAGGTATTGGAAAACGGAAGCAATATTCCGGGTGGTTTCGCCCGGTCTGACATCGAAGGTAACCTGCGGATGCCCCGATAACGGATCATAAGTGATGACAGGTCTGAGGGATTTGATAAAATCGAGGATTTTCTTACCAGGCGTTGATTTCTCAGGGATAGTATTAAATACTGATGATGCCAGAACATTCAGAAACTCATTCAGGTTTTCGGTCGGAAGGATGTCAATATAGATCCCTGTCTGGTCCGGAGGTAAATTGGCCAAAACGTGCTTTATCAGGCCGGTTTTACCGATTCTCCGGATTGATGTCAGGGTGGTTGAACGGCCATTTGATATGTTATCCAGCAAGGTTTGAGCCTCATCTTCCCTGTCGCAAAAATAATTGCGCCCATGGTAACCGGTCGTTATAAAAGGATTTGAAAGAGATGTCATTGCCTGGTTTTAATTTTGTATCACAAATTGTAACTTACAAAATGTAATTTACAATTTGCAAATATACAAATACCTGGTCGAAAAGCAAGGATTTTAAACGAAAATGGACGAAACACGATGGGAAATTGGGGAAGGAACCTTTTATTCTATCAGGCGAAATCCCGATCAGACGATCAGGCGATATGCGATTTGTTTGAGAGATTCATTTCGAATATCGAATATCGTCCGATCGCTCTTTCGCCCGATCTTGTAGCCCCACCAGGAATCGAACCTGAATCTAAAGTTTAGGAAACTTCCGTTCTATCCGTTGAACTATAGGGCCGAAATGTCAGTTTTGAGTTTTAAGTTTTGAGTTTTGAGTTAGGGACTTATTTACTAATAACCCTCAAATAGGCTGTAAAATTAATCAATTTTATAAAATTCCCGCATTTAACCCACAAAACATAAAAACTCAGAACTCAGAACTCTTAAGTCAGATCAGCCAGATCAGAATGACTGTTACCGCCGCTATCGATAAGAGGATGTAAATTACTTTCCGCTCATGGCGCAATAGTAGCTCACATTCGGCAACCTTTTGGTTTGCCAGGTCCTTGTCCACATCAAGCTTTGCTGCATCTTTGTAATACTTGACAGCATTGCGGTAGATTTCGATCTTGAAGAAATCGTCACCGTTATACATCAGCTCACGGAATTGCTTTTCGGCAGGACTGATGCTTTCGTCGGTTTCGTGATGTCCCATATGAATGAAGCTTTGTATGATTAAACTCATTTAACTTCACTGCCATTTGCAAACAGGTCATTTATAGTGATCAGGCTTAGCCGGCCTTCAGGATCCTCGGCGGAGAGTATCATTCCATTCGATTCGATGCCGCGCAGCTTCCGCGGCGCCAGGTTCAGGACGAAGCAGAACTGCTTGCCGATAAGGTCTTCCGGCTTGTAATACAATGCAATGCCTGATACGATCGTTCTTTTGTCCAGGCCGGTATTGACAGTCAGCTTCAGCAATTTGTCGGCCCCCTGGACCTTCTCCGCTTCTTCAATGGTGCAAACGCGGATGTCGAGCTTCGAGAAATCATCGTAGGTTATCATATCTTTTATGGGTTTCAGAGATACTTTCGGCGCTGTGGCCGCTTCATTCTGCAGTTTCGTATTCAGCAGCTTCTGCACCTGGGCTTCGATAACATTGTCTTCAATCTTTTCAAACAAATACTCCGGATGCCCGAGCTGGTGGCCGGGCTCAAGGAGTTCGGGATTGCCGCCAAAAGCCCATTTACGTTGGGGGAGGTTCATCATCCGGCTGAGACGTTCCGCGGTGAAAGGCAGGAAAGGCTCACAAAGAATGGCCAGGTTGGCACAGATCTCCAGGGAAATGTTCAGGATGGTCTTCACACGCTCCGGATCGGTCTTGATTAATTTCCACGGCTCGGAATCGGTCAGGTACTTGTTGCCCAAGCGTGCCAGGTTCATCATCTCCGTCAGCGCCTCGCGAAAGCGGAACTGGTCCAGGCTGCCACCGATACGTCCGGGGAAAAGCTTTATCTCTTCTATGGCATTCCGGTCGGTCTGGTTCAACTCACCACGCGGAGGTACTTTGCTATCGAAGTACTTCTGGGTCAATATCATCGTGCGGTTCACGAAATTGCCGAAGATAGCCAGCAGTTCACTGTTATTCCTGGTCTGGTAATCTTTCCAGGTGAAGTCATTGTCTTTGGTTTCCGGGGCGTTGGTCGTTAACACATAACGCAGTTCATCCTGTTTTCCCGGAAATTCCTCAAGGTATTCATGGAGCCAGACAGCCCAGTTCCGCGAAGTCGAGATCTTATCATTCTCTAAATTCATAAACTCAAAAGCCGGCACATTGTCAGGAAGGATAAAGGTGCCTTCTTCCTTCAGCATCGCCGGGAAGATGATGCAATGGAAAACGATGTTGTCTTTTCCGATGAAATGGATCAGCCTCGTTTCGGGATCTTTCCACCAGGGTTTCCAGTCCTTGCCATTGATCTGTGCCCATTCTCTCGTGGCGCTGATGTAGCCGATGGGCGCGTCAAACCAGACGTAGAGCACTTTGCCTTCCGTGTCCGGTAAAGGTACTTTCACGCCCCAGTCGAGGTCGCGTGTCACGGCACGGGGCTGCAGGCCGTGATCGAGCCAGGATTTGCACTGGCCGTAAACATTCGGCTTCCAGTCATCTTTATGCCCGTCGATGATCCACTTTTTCAACCAGCCCTCGTATTTATCCAGCGGCAGGTACCAGTGTTTGGTCTCTTTTTTGACAGGAACATTCCCGCTAAGTGCAGAAGTCGGGTTGATCAGTTCGTCAGGGCTCAGTGAAGTGCCGCAGTTCTCGCACTGGTCGCCATAAGCTTTCGGATTTCCGCAGCGGGGGCAGGTTCCCGTGATATAACGGTCGGCAAGAAATTGCTGGTTCTCCTCATCAAAGTATTGCAGGGATGTTTTTTCGATGAATTCTCCCTTTTCATACATGGTTGTGAAGAATTCCGAGGCCGTTTCATGATGGATGGCGTTGGATGTGCGCGAATAGATATCGAAAGAAATCCCGAATTTTTGGAATGAATCCTTGATCATCTCATGGTAACGGTCGACCACCTCCTGCGGGGTGACACCTTCCTTGCGGGCTTTGATCGTAATCGGCACGCCGTGCTCATCCGATCCGCCGATGAAGAGGACTTCCTCGCCTTTTGACCTGAGGTAGCGGACATATATATCTGCCGGCACATAAACGCCTGCCAGGTGGCCGATATGGATGGGGCCGTTGGCATAAGGCAGGGCAGAAGTGACAGTGGTCCGTTTCCACGATTTCGCTTCCATGAATAATTGATTGAGCGGTTAATAAAACTATTCCGGGCAAATTTATTGAATTATCGGGTATAAATCGGGGAAATTCCGGATAAACAGGTTGGGGAAGATGTTTTCATTGTGTTATTCGCTTTTGTTAAACACAATAGGAACATTAGAGCACATTAGAAACACACAATAGAAGGTGGATTTTCAAATTTTCTATAAAAAAATAAATTTTAAGAATATGACACAGAAGTATTTAAATGAACTGACTTTTACTATTATCGGTGTTGCAATTGAAATTCATAAAGAATTGGGGCCGGGAATACTTGAAAGTGTTTATGAAAAATGTATGATTCACTTATTAAAAGAAAAGGGTTTGGGTGTAATCTCTCAACAGAAAGTTCCTTTGATCTTTAAAGGACTTTATCTTGATTGTGACCTGCGGTTTGATTTAATGGTCGAAGAGGCTATCATTGTCGAAATTAAAGCAATCGATTGCCTGCAGCCAATTCATGGAGCACAGCTATTGACATATCTTAAACTCCTTGAAAAACCTAAAGGGATTCTTATAAATTTCAACTGTATGAATATTTTTAAGGAAGGACAAAAAACAATCGTGACCGATTTATATGCAAAACTGCCAAAAGGTTACTAATCTCTAATGTGTTTATCTAATGTGCCCTACTGTGCCTATTGTGGTTAATAGAAGTTAAGATATAGCACAAACCAAACTAAAAATGCTGATCTTTGTTATTATTAGAGAGAAATAATAAAATGATTACTCCTCCATATCTAAAAAAAGGCGATAAAATCGCTCTTGTTTCCCCGGCCCGGAAGATCTCTCCTGCCGAAGTCGAGACAGCTATCAATATTTTCAAAGCCTGGGGGCTGGAAGTGGTCCTCGGCGATCACCTCTTTGCCTCCTTTAACCAGTTCGCCGGCTCCGATGACCAGCGCCAGTCCGATTTCCAGCAGATGCTCGACGACGGTTCCATCCGTGCGATCATCTGTTCCCGCGGAGGTTATGGCACCGTCAGGATCATCGACCGGCTTGACTTCACCCGGTTCCTGCAAAGTCCTAAGTGGATAGTTGGTTACAGCGATGTAACGGTACTGCATTCCCATATCCATCGTCACTATGGTGTAGAAACCCTGCATGCCATCATGCCGGTGAATTTCAAGGATAAATGCGATGGGAGCCCGTCGCTTAACAGTTTAAAAAAAGCGTTATTCGGCAAAGAACTTATCTATCGGTTTCTTCCGGAGCAATACACCCGGAAAGGCAGCTGTAAAGGGCCCCTGGTAGGCGGCAACCTCTCCATCCTTTACAGCCTGACCAATACCAGTTCCGATATCAATACCAACGGGAAGATCCTGTTTTTAGAAGACCTGGATGAATATCTTTATCATATCGACCGGATGATGATGAACCTCAGGCGTTCCGGTAAGCTGGAAGGATTGGCGGGATTGATAGTCGGAGGAATGACCAAAATGCATGACAACGAAGTGCCTTATGATAAGACCGCGAACGAGATTATTGCCGAAGCAGTGGAGGATTATCCCTATCCTGTCTGTTACAACTTCCCCGCCGGTCACATCGATGACAACCGGGCGCTCATCCTGGGGAGGGAAGTTACACTGGAAGTCGGAGATGAAGTAAAACTTTTTTTCTAACCACCGGGTATATTTCAGTCTTTTTCCGGATTAACAGTTAGAAGAAGACAGAAGACAGAAGACAGAAGAAGTTGGACAATTGGACAGTTTGCAGTTGGACAATTTGCTTTTTGGGATTTGTTTGGAATTTGGAATTTGGAATTTGATTTATCATGTCCGAAAGCAACGAATTAGGCAAGCAGGGCGAAGAGATCGCCGTGACGCATCTCCTGAAGCAGGGATACCATATCCTTGACAAAAACTGGAGGGCGGGACGCAATGAAATCGACATCATTGCGAAGGACAAGGATTTTTTGGTCATCATCGAGGTCAAATCGAGGCGAAATGATACTTTTGCGGAGCCGGAAGAGGCGGTTACCAAAGAGAAGCAGCAGTCCCTGATCAGGGCGGCGAATGCTTACATCTTCCGTAAAAATATTACCCTGGAAGCGCGGTTTGATATCATTTCGATCATCCATAATAAAGACGAAACCAGGATAAACCACTTAAAAGACGCTTTTTATCCCCGACTTAGGACGGGCTGAAGCTTTTGTTACTATCTTTGCAAAATTCCAAATCCCAAGCACCAAACAAATTCAAAATCCAAAAAATCAAACTTAACATAGTTTTGGATTTAGGATTTAGTTTTTCGGATTTGTTTGGAATTTGGTGCTTGGAGTTTGGAATTTAATTATTTAGGTTAACAATAGCAACTTATGAGTGCCGAAAAAAGTCCCCGCCAGCCAAGAAAACCTTTTCAAAATATGGGGAAAAAAGAAAGAAGCCCGGGCCCGGATAAAAGGAGGACCGGCCGA encodes:
- a CDS encoding ATP-binding protein, translating into MTSLSNPFITTGYHGRNYFCDREDEAQTLLDNISNGRSTTLTSIRRIGKTGLIKHVLANLPPDQTGIYIDILPTENLNEFLNVLASSVFNTIPEKSTPGKKILDFIKSLRPVITYDPLSGHPQVTFDVRPGETTRNIASVFQYLENFPQKVVVAIDEFQQILQYPEKNTDSWLRSIIQSLNNVRFIFAGSQQHLMTELFADPSRPFFQSAGFLKIGKISREQYSTFISDHFQKAGKQISAEVINEILDWTDVHTYYVQLLCNRVYAMDTQIIITETWKDEAARLLQEEEIIFFKYRDLLTKQQWFLLKSIAHEGEVYSPTSKDFISKYVLGSSATVLRSLHALLSKEMIYSDYNPEGRMFYSVYDVLFRRWMQRF
- the metG gene encoding methionine--tRNA ligase translates to MEAKSWKRTTVTSALPYANGPIHIGHLAGVYVPADIYVRYLRSKGEEVLFIGGSDEHGVPITIKARKEGVTPQEVVDRYHEMIKDSFQKFGISFDIYSRTSNAIHHETASEFFTTMYEKGEFIEKTSLQYFDEENQQFLADRYITGTCPRCGNPKAYGDQCENCGTSLSPDELINPTSALSGNVPVKKETKHWYLPLDKYEGWLKKWIIDGHKDDWKPNVYGQCKSWLDHGLQPRAVTRDLDWGVKVPLPDTEGKVLYVWFDAPIGYISATREWAQINGKDWKPWWKDPETRLIHFIGKDNIVFHCIIFPAMLKEEGTFILPDNVPAFEFMNLENDKISTSRNWAVWLHEYLEEFPGKQDELRYVLTTNAPETKDNDFTWKDYQTRNNSELLAIFGNFVNRTMILTQKYFDSKVPPRGELNQTDRNAIEEIKLFPGRIGGSLDQFRFREALTEMMNLARLGNKYLTDSEPWKLIKTDPERVKTILNISLEICANLAILCEPFLPFTAERLSRMMNLPQRKWAFGGNPELLEPGHQLGHPEYLFEKIEDNVIEAQVQKLLNTKLQNEAATAPKVSLKPIKDMITYDDFSKLDIRVCTIEEAEKVQGADKLLKLTVNTGLDKRTIVSGIALYYKPEDLIGKQFCFVLNLAPRKLRGIESNGMILSAEDPEGRLSLITINDLFANGSEVK
- a CDS encoding GxxExxY protein, whose protein sequence is MDFQIFYKKINFKNMTQKYLNELTFTIIGVAIEIHKELGPGILESVYEKCMIHLLKEKGLGVISQQKVPLIFKGLYLDCDLRFDLMVEEAIIVEIKAIDCLQPIHGAQLLTYLKLLEKPKGILINFNCMNIFKEGQKTIVTDLYAKLPKGY
- a CDS encoding LD-carboxypeptidase; translated protein: MLLLERNNKMITPPYLKKGDKIALVSPARKISPAEVETAINIFKAWGLEVVLGDHLFASFNQFAGSDDQRQSDFQQMLDDGSIRAIICSRGGYGTVRIIDRLDFTRFLQSPKWIVGYSDVTVLHSHIHRHYGVETLHAIMPVNFKDKCDGSPSLNSLKKALFGKELIYRFLPEQYTRKGSCKGPLVGGNLSILYSLTNTSSDINTNGKILFLEDLDEYLYHIDRMMMNLRRSGKLEGLAGLIVGGMTKMHDNEVPYDKTANEIIAEAVEDYPYPVCYNFPAGHIDDNRALILGREVTLEVGDEVKLFF
- a CDS encoding YraN family protein, producing MSESNELGKQGEEIAVTHLLKQGYHILDKNWRAGRNEIDIIAKDKDFLVIIEVKSRRNDTFAEPEEAVTKEKQQSLIRAANAYIFRKNITLEARFDIISIIHNKDETRINHLKDAFYPRLRTG